The segment TGGTTTTGGTAATAGAAATCTTTTTAATGCAAATTTACAAACACaacaattatcatcattaattgatGGTTCAAGAATAAAAGATAATACTATTCAAGGAAATGATAGACAATCACAAAATGGTGATAATAGATTACCATATGGTGGAAATGGTGGAGGTACAAATTTCGATTACAATAGATTTAGAGGTAATTTTGGAAATTTTGGTTATGATGATAGATTTGGTGGACGTTTAAATGAACAAGGCTATCGTAatggtgatgataattttggttattcaaattttggccaacaatataatcaattttataatccaaataataattatcgtcAAGATTTTAGAACAAATTATCCATTcaatttacaacaacaacaacaacaaaatggtTTAAGAGGTAATCAAGGATTTAATTTACAGGGTTATTCTGGTAATTATCCATTTCAAGGATTAACACCAAATAatcaatatgataataattactcACCAAGATATCCAAATCAGTATGGTATTGATGATTATGGTAGAGGTGGACAAAGAGGTTTTAATTATCAACCATTTAATCCAGATACACCTGGACGTGGTGTATCAAATGGTAATAATGGTAATCAACAAATTCCAAATCAAGAAAATGATAATCCTGATGCAGATGATAATGGatcattaacatcatcatctaaaaaaacagaaataattaaaaaattagaagataaaaaaattaataatgataaaaattatttaaataatgtattacCAATTGATTCACGTTtaccaaaattattattttatccacAACTTGATGATTATTCTGATGTTAGATATAGACCAGATggatttaaacaattttttatttatcccaGTATTCCAGGtcacaaatataataatgatgatctTCTTGGATAatttatgtcttttttttttttttttttttttttttattttcatatttataacgTTTTACTATTGTATAATCTGTAACagaaatttaaagaaataaattaattaaaatataaatttatttatatgtatcgtatgttttattaattattattaattttatttaaatataaataatgtaattaatttttaaattattgttaaacattttttgaatatttatacacaaatttttttaattattaatttgtataaataaaattcaataaataataaataaaaattcaaaaccaattctattattttgttaatatttcttttctaatttaaataattaaacttagtatgaaaattaaataatttataaatttaataataattatatttaacaatcatcaacaaatgaattttcataaaatttttacggTTGAAAAATTagtgagaaaaatataaaaaagacaatttgtttatgtaatataaaaaaaaaaaaaataatattaaataattaagaattgttataaattgaggaataaaaaattatatattaaaaaaaaattatatataaaatatattcaaggaACCAATGTCTATACTTTTGTATTtcgtaattaataatacatcaattattcaactattattaatatgtatctaaattgcaataaatattttgtaaaaaaaaaaaatatatccaacatgaatattaaattatttgcccttcaaattaacaaactaataatatataaattattatttttcatttaaaaaaataattttatccataaaatcatttttcacatgtaatttatatgtattttttccttttctaaatattgttttttattttaattatatctaCTACTGTTTTAAGgacaacttgataaaaataattattaaaataatacaacagtgGGAATAAATTTGGATGTCAAGGTGGATCAACGATGCATCaaataatacttgataaaaaaaaaaaaatactatattatATTCATACAGATAGAATTGAATATTGCGAATATTTCATAATACATGTTATTTAATGTAGCTTCTTCTAACTATAGACAAAATTAACAATGGAtactattattaaatgataaaagagGTGAAATTGTCTAGGTCAGTGTTGATCAAGTGGGGTTTACAGAGGATGTTAATTTTGCATATAAATAGCAAATTCATTCAACAAAAGGACATAACAACAACTGACTTGTTCTggtaaatcataaatttattattatcgtgTAGAATTCTACTGATAACCATCAACAGAATGGCATTTCCAAAAATTGTAAGTAAttagctattttttaaaaattatttctatcatATAGTGTTCAACTATTTTCAAACTATATAAATGAATCTATTATCTTGTAAAACTTTGAATTacctttttctttataaacttgttttaaattatttaaaggtaaataataatataatttttttttatcttatttcaGCTCGCAATCCTTATTATTGCAGTCATTATTGGAACTGCAGTTGCACGTCCAAGTTATTATGGATATGGATATGGTTTAGGATATGGTTATGGTTATGGTGGTTTATATGGTGGCTACTATGGTGGTTATGGACTTGGTGGTTATTACAGATATCCTCACTATGGAGGTTACTACGGTGGttatggtaaattttttttaattttaataactattatcctaattttttatattattaattttatttatatatatggaGGATGGTATTAAATCTggattgaaatttaaatttatttcatctttttatAACTAATTTTGCTGATACtgacaagattttttttccattctattttaaatttgttttttttatactttataatcattattcaaaatatttgtttttttgattttttaccaacatttttttgtaaatctatataatgttataaataaatttaaaaaaattaattaatattcaagatATAATTAAGAtatgtgttttaatttttaatttaatcttattattatttttaattttttggataaatattaaaataattaaatttggaaTTTTAAAACGGAAGACACTTGTTGTCCTTGATTATAGAAACTTTATTGTCCAAGGTCATTTGAggttgatattatatatacaacttAACCGTAATATacgacaaaaagaaaaatgaaaatttatgaatttatatattatcactTTGTAATGGACCATTACAAAgtgatcatatataaattattgaattttaattatttcgaaaaattataACACCATTAGTAATGGTGTtataatttttcgaaataaataaaatttaataatctgttttaaaaatttactacaAGATAATTTCGATCTATATAATGTTGtccaggtaaattaatttaataatttaattaataattacttaataatgttatttgttgattttttttatatgaaaatgatcAACTTAAAATCTTAATGACGTAATGTAAAAAAAGGGTACCGAAATTTAATGTTAATGCAAATTTGTAACACGTTCATGTTTAACATTGCAGCAGCTTTCactctcattttatttatataaatcattattttaatatttgagttTATATTTggtcataaaatatatatctacttttattgaaaaaaaaaagaaaataatttttaagtgtGAACCAATGACCAAatgatttatgaaaaatatgtttaattgTGAAATAGGTCaagagtttttatttatttatttattatttatttattttaacgttGTGGATCAATTGGGAAAAGgtgacataataataatagtgaagatttttaaaaaacaaaataaaaaattacctaatagaaatacaaaaatttaaaaagtatatagaaagtaaaaaaaaaaaaatctaaagtatatttttattttattttgtggaaaaaaaattatttaaataaataattttttatttttcatttttgataaataaatttttttttttttttttgtgtatttagcTCATCCAGTCCATGAAGATTTTAATCGACGATGAGCAACAAACTCAATGCCATCGACTTTGGGATTTTTCgtattacaaaaaaacaaaatttaattatttaatgtcgaCTTCTGTCTGAAAACaccgaaattttttttatttatttggtttattgGTGCTTCATTTTATTGAAGGACTATCgtaagatgaatttttaaaaaaacaaaaaatttatccagAATCAGCGACCTTTATCAAAGTGAATGGACACTGCAAAATTCCTCAACCTTCAGATGATGATGCtactcaattattttttttatttttttgttgatttttatcctcaaatacatcatcataaaatttcgacaaatttaattattcatattattggttattaaattttttaaatataaaataaatcaatttttttttaggtcaaattaataatggaattagtcaaatgaaaattatattaatttgatatgtCAATAGTATACTTTTatcatgtttaaaaaattcaaaaagttcaattttaaaataaatattcgaaagaaaaaaaattgatcaattatGAACATCTTAAATTGATAGCAATGTGTCAAATTCAAGGataaatactttttctttttatcagtAAATACTGAATTAttcagtaaattaattttatcgattcaaagaaaaatgaa is part of the Aphidius gifuensis isolate YNYX2018 linkage group LG1, ASM1490517v1, whole genome shotgun sequence genome and harbors:
- the LOC122853128 gene encoding probable serine/threonine-protein kinase clkA — protein: MYHAMHIFVCAVVCISFLESSIADDKSTTTEKDFLPISATIEGVISPDLLKELQDRRPSISSVIQQIASSSSPSSTTTEKPTIKSKSTSKIPRKFRTTTTPSPITNKLNDFPGFDLARAQQVRQENQYPFDIQNRYNNFPNFNPQSQYNLRQYSNAFNGFGNRNLFNANLQTQQLSSLIDGSRIKDNTIQGNDRQSQNGDNRLPYGGNGGGTNFDYNRFRGNFGNFGYDDRFGGRLNEQGYRNGDDNFGYSNFGQQYNQFYNPNNNYRQDFRTNYPFNLQQQQQQNGLRGNQGFNLQGYSGNYPFQGLTPNNQYDNNYSPRYPNQYGIDDYGRGGQRGFNYQPFNPDTPGRGVSNGNNGNQQIPNQENDNPDADDNGSLTSSSKKTEIIKKLEDKKINNDKNYLNNVLPIDSRLPKLLFYPQLDDYSDVRYRPDGFKQFFIYPSIPGHKYNNDDLLG